From the genome of Spirosomataceae bacterium TFI 002, one region includes:
- a CDS encoding FKBP-type peptidyl-prolyl cis-trans isomerase — protein MKKIALFMCLCSGLFWACSDFKVTTTDDGDRIQYLVDEDGETAKEGDMVTFDLLLRDQNDTTYRDTFKDGEPLQLNAMKGMGKGTFENAIFHLSKGDSAIVFVNVDSIFSKMQQPLPPGITAGSDLRFIVKVRDVMNPEQFTASLEKKREAEVANIKEYVAKNLAGADTLEQGVYYKVLNPGSGSMPERGNTVVVNYEGRLFDGNIFDQTRPGDSPFEFAVGTGAVIRGWDIVLMKMKKGEKATVVIPSAVAYGDRGAGGRIAPFTPLVFDIELVDIKK, from the coding sequence ATGAAGAAAATTGCATTATTTATGTGCCTTTGCTCGGGCTTATTTTGGGCATGTAGCGATTTTAAAGTAACCACTACAGACGATGGAGATAGAATTCAATACCTAGTAGATGAAGACGGAGAAACTGCTAAAGAAGGTGACATGGTCACTTTTGACCTTTTGCTTCGCGATCAAAATGACACTACTTACCGCGACACATTCAAAGACGGCGAGCCTTTACAATTAAATGCCATGAAAGGTATGGGTAAGGGTACTTTTGAAAACGCAATCTTTCACTTAAGTAAAGGAGACAGTGCTATCGTATTTGTAAACGTAGACTCTATTTTCAGTAAAATGCAACAACCACTTCCTCCAGGAATTACTGCTGGGTCGGACTTGAGGTTTATTGTTAAAGTAAGAGATGTTATGAATCCTGAGCAATTCACCGCTTCATTAGAGAAAAAGAGAGAAGCAGAGGTTGCAAACATCAAAGAGTACGTAGCTAAAAATCTTGCAGGTGCTGATACACTAGAGCAAGGGGTTTACTATAAAGTATTAAATCCAGGATCGGGTTCAATGCCAGAAAGAGGAAATACAGTTGTTGTTAACTATGAAGGAAGACTTTTTGACGGCAATATTTTTGACCAAACAAGACCTGGAGATTCTCCATTTGAATTTGCTGTAGGTACAGGTGCCGTTATTAGAGGATGGGACATCGTTCTTATGAAAATGAAGAAAGGTGAAAAAGCAACTGTAGTAATACCAAGTGCAGTAGCATATGGTGACAGAGGTGCTGGAGGAAGAATAGCTCCATTTACTCCGCTTGTATTCGACATAGAACTTGTTGATATCAAAAAATAA
- a CDS encoding phosphoesterase RecJ domain-containing protein yields the protein MEFFSTPKDIVITSHQNPDGDAYGSSFGLQSVLTNLGHNAVVISPTDHAAYIGWLPGVEGVINFEGKDQPKAIKLIQKADAIFCLDFSALNRIKEMEVHIRVSRAVKVLVDHHQEPEDFADYVFWNEKAAATCELLYLMCEELGWEDKIDKDAAICLYTGILTDTGSFKFDATTADIHRIAGKLIEKGIRPSKIHRTLFDNQSVDRLKFLGFALNERLHYLPEYRLAYFKFSQADLKQFNSQKGDTEGIVNYGLGIEGVIFSAIFVEMEDMVKMSFRSVDDFSVSEFARENFNGGGHKNAAGGRSFETLDAVEKKFLNLLPIYKEQLLAQPA from the coding sequence TTGGAATTCTTCAGCACACCAAAGGATATCGTTATCACTTCACACCAAAACCCAGATGGAGATGCCTATGGCTCGTCATTTGGTCTACAATCTGTTCTCACTAACCTTGGGCATAATGCCGTGGTAATTAGCCCAACAGATCACGCGGCTTACATTGGCTGGCTACCAGGTGTAGAGGGAGTTATAAATTTTGAAGGAAAAGATCAGCCAAAGGCTATCAAGTTGATTCAAAAAGCGGATGCAATATTTTGCCTAGACTTCTCGGCTTTGAACAGAATCAAAGAAATGGAAGTACACATACGAGTATCCAGAGCGGTGAAAGTACTTGTGGACCACCATCAAGAACCTGAAGACTTCGCTGATTACGTTTTTTGGAACGAAAAAGCAGCTGCAACCTGTGAGCTTCTCTACTTAATGTGTGAGGAACTAGGCTGGGAAGATAAAATAGATAAAGACGCAGCAATTTGCCTTTATACAGGAATACTCACCGATACTGGCTCATTTAAGTTTGATGCCACCACTGCCGATATTCATAGAATCGCAGGTAAACTTATCGAAAAAGGAATAAGACCTAGCAAAATTCACAGAACTCTTTTCGATAACCAATCTGTAGACAGGCTAAAGTTTTTAGGCTTTGCCCTAAATGAGCGACTGCACTATTTACCAGAATATAGACTGGCCTATTTTAAGTTTAGCCAAGCCGACTTAAAACAATTTAACTCACAAAAAGGAGATACAGAAGGCATTGTCAATTATGGCTTAGGAATAGAGGGAGTTATATTTTCGGCAATATTTGTAGAAATGGAAGACATGGTAAAAATGTCGTTTCGTTCTGTCGATGACTTCTCTGTGAGTGAGTTTGCTCGTGAAAACTTCAACGGAGGTGGACACAAAAATGCTGCAGGAGGACGGAGTTTTGAAACTCTTGATGCAGTTGAAAAAAAGTTTTTAAATCTTTTACCCATATACAAAGAACAACTACTGGCACAGCCAGCTTAA